The following proteins are co-located in the Dyadobacter chenwenxiniae genome:
- a CDS encoding FecR family protein gives MSRQQIVALLDRYLKGETTQKENQLVERWLEEHGNPNQEWDNLDQSGKDQWLSSVFSDINNTIRQAEVKVVPLPQRKRWWWQSVAAAAAVLLIACTLYLEWPLLQSLLNPVQLTALQAPINQKKAITLADGSRVWINAGSELKYPETFNGQTREVYLSGEAYFDIHHDTAKPFIIHTGNVITKVLGTAFNIKEDKSKHTIQVTVTRGKVSVANGGELLGVLRPNQQISFNTLKEEALQATVNAAAVIAWQQSDLHFEDVSFGDAIAQLRQHFDVKISFSNTKLKDCRFTGTSINGEELEKILKVMCAFNNATYRVEPDGSIIIDGPGCNN, from the coding sequence ATGAGTCGTCAGCAAATAGTCGCCTTACTGGATCGTTACTTAAAGGGCGAGACCACACAGAAAGAAAACCAGCTGGTGGAGCGCTGGCTCGAAGAGCATGGTAACCCCAATCAAGAATGGGATAATCTGGACCAATCAGGTAAGGATCAGTGGCTTTCCAGCGTGTTTAGTGACATTAACAACACCATTCGCCAGGCAGAGGTTAAAGTTGTGCCGCTGCCGCAAAGAAAGCGTTGGTGGTGGCAAAGTGTTGCAGCTGCAGCAGCGGTATTGTTGATCGCTTGTACTTTGTACCTGGAATGGCCGTTACTGCAAAGCCTCTTAAATCCTGTGCAGCTCACAGCACTCCAAGCCCCCATTAACCAAAAAAAGGCAATCACGCTTGCTGACGGTAGTCGGGTATGGATCAATGCCGGATCCGAGTTGAAATATCCTGAAACATTCAATGGCCAAACAAGGGAGGTTTACCTCTCCGGTGAAGCGTATTTTGATATTCACCATGACACTGCCAAACCTTTTATTATTCATACCGGGAACGTGATAACAAAGGTGTTGGGCACTGCATTTAATATTAAAGAGGACAAAAGCAAACATACCATCCAGGTTACAGTGACCCGTGGTAAGGTGAGCGTTGCCAACGGTGGTGAATTACTGGGTGTGCTTCGTCCTAACCAGCAGATCAGTTTCAACACCTTAAAAGAGGAAGCTTTACAGGCAACTGTTAATGCCGCAGCGGTCATTGCGTGGCAGCAAAGTGACCTGCATTTTGAAGATGTGAGTTTTGGTGATGCAATCGCGCAATTGCGACAGCACTTCGATGTGAAGATCAGTTTCAGTAATACAAAATTGAAGGACTGCCGTTTTACCGGCACTTCCATCAATGGTGAAGAATTGGAGAAAATACTAAAAGTAATGTGCGCTTTCAACAATGCCACTTATCGGGTCGAGCCTGACGGCAGCATCATCATAGATGGGCCAGGTTGTAACAACTAA